A region of the Electrophorus electricus isolate fEleEle1 chromosome 7, fEleEle1.pri, whole genome shotgun sequence genome:
ATAGCTAAATAACCCCACAATCCATATTGTCCCCACAGTCCTGACCAACTACCCCATCAGCTTAACTGCCCCCAATAACTCCTCCATAATTGTGTTTTAAATCACAACTACTCCAACACTAAATACCCCTCAAACGCAAATACCCTATAGCCAATCAGCCCTCAGTCCCACAACACTACCCCATCAGCCAAGTTGCCCTCAACAACTACCCCCACAGCTAAATAACCTCTCAACAACTACCCCATCAGCCTAAAAGCCTTCAACCATAACTACCTCACAGCAAATTAGGCCTAAACTAAAATGACCTCCATAGCCAAATGCCCCTCAACGATAATAACATTTTATGGGTCAATTACATTTTATGGGTGGGAGAGTGTTTTGTATCtgttttgtatctgtgtgtgtgccttcagaAGGACagattttttcttcttttttttttttttttataaatgtactcTTTCAAATGACATcaattattaaatattcttcAAACATTTACCTACTTAAGTGTTACAAAGATTGTGGTGTCACACTGCACCATTAGGAGGCGCTGTGCCTCATCTGACTGGCTACAGCATCACAGACAGCGTCTTCAGTCTGATCACCACACGGAGAGGGTACGTAAGGGACTGATACTTGATTACTTAAATTGTGTGACAATTAAAATTGAATTATATAATTTCAAAcagataattgtgtgtgtgtgtgtgtgtgtgtgtgtgtgtgtgtgtctgcgtctgtgtctgtgtgtgtgtgtgtgtgtgtgtgcatgtttatgctTGCACCTTCAGGATGACAGATGTCTTTCATCTCCATGACACTCATGTTCCAGCTGACTGGGTTTCTAATGTTGCAGATGATTGAGCTGCTGTCTATGACAGACAGGAAAAGGTACCTTCGGGTGATGTCATTTCTTTCTCCTCACagttttcattaaaacagctaGAGGAGACTGAGAGGCCATGACCTTTACAGGTGAGATTTATATTACAGGGATCACCAATTTGTTGGTCAGGAACAATAGTAAGGACAGGAGAGTCCACTGGATCTGTggtagaaacacacagagacagacgttTTTGCATCATTAGTCATGTAGTGCTAGtctaaatatttacacaagACACTACTAAATCTGTTAGAGTGATCATAATTTACATTTGGTCACCTCTTTCTCATTACTTGTTATTGCCTTCCTGTCTACTACAGTGATGACTACATTGTCAACAATCCATGCAGCTTTGATAATCACTTTAAATTTTCTGTGGCCTCTAAATTCCTTTAACGTTCAAGTTGCTTTACATCTCAGTGGATTTACTCTATATACCTGGTTaattaaagaaaagagaaatgaagcATCATAATGTTATATCAGTAATTGTACTTCTCCTGCTGTTTACCATCCTGTAAAACTTACCCAACACAGAGAGATTGTACATAGCAACTGTCTTGTCCTTGAAATCAGATGTTTGTGCTTCATACTGTCCACTGTCACTCTTCTGCAAGTTCATCAGTGTCAGACTGTAGGTTTCAATATTGAACTCTACTCTTCCTTCAAAGGAGGGgtttactttaatttttttattgtcattataatattttatcacattttttgttttgctaaagTTCCATATGAAGTCCTCAAGTTTAGATTCATGGTCCTGTACTTCCATTTGAACTGAAGTGCCAATAAGCCTTAACTCGTCATGGGACACTGTAAAGAATTGCAAAGATAATTGCAGATTGGTTAGGATGTGATGACTTTCTGTAAGTTAATTACCAATGTGCATAAGTGGAGCAAATTGCCTAGTAGttataatatgaaaataaaatgccaaTCAGCATCTGTTTCCACATGTTGCAAAATGCCTTAATGACAAAGTAAAGCTGATGCTATAAGCGAAAGCTAACTATATGGAGCAGTGGGAAAGAGATGAATCTTCATTACATtcagaaaattaattaaagaacaCAGCTACACCTATTCagataaaagaaaaaggaacatCCAGTGAGCAACATCTTAAAAGTTTACATAAAGAAGAAAAGTGTattctcttttattttaaagtactaGAACTAGCCAAAACTTTACTCTCAGTATAAActactgttaaaatatttttactggtgttacttttcaaagaaaacaaattaaagcaAATAGTACAACCATGAAGCAGTAGAATACTTTAATACTTTCTAATGACCAAATAACTGAGAGTGAGACTGGTGTTATGAGATCTGAATTCTGGAAAGTGCAGGTACACTTTAAGAGTTTCTGAAGGCTTGCTATGGTTTCAGATCTGTTGACATGTACAATCCATTAGCCATCATCTATCACAGTAATGACTGTCCAGGTACTGACCACAGAATCCTTGCTTAAGCCgatattattacatttgtggACCATCCAAAAGCATTTATCACTGACGTGGTGGTATcatggttgtgggtgttgtGCTCATACATGTTTACCAGACATCAGTTGATTGTGTTTTAtggtttttggtgtttttatcAATATCATTGCTGTGTTTAGAGAGGTTCAGTCATGACCCATCAATAACAGAGGATGGCCAACATTAATTGTTCCTGCCTATAGTGAATAATCTGCCTATAGTCTCAAACTACACGCCTACATGATGCTTCTAATAAATCAAGTGTTCCGAATAAAGTGTGTGATGAATGTATTATAGTATTCTGCCACTGTTCCTTATGATAAATGCTAAACTCACAATCTTTGCCATGTGTTTACAACAATGCCTTCAATACTCATCTAGCAAGtagaaaataaatttattttaaaattttgttcaAACCATTAATAACAGCACACAGACTactgtttcatgtttcataaCACAGACGAGCACACTAGCAATATTCACTTCAGTCGATGCTTGCTAATTCCAACTTCTAAAATGACAGATTATCAAACATTCTAACCCTGTAAGGccgaagatttttttttttttgcctgtattTGAGACCAAAATGGAGAGAGCAAAGATGCACTTTAGTACCATCACAGAGTGTAGAGCACCTTCTTTCTCTGAACTATCCATTCTTTGACTTCAGGATGACATCAGACAGGATGTCATCAGTTAATCTCACCATCTTTTAGCAATAGTAATACGCCTTTTTTCTTAACAATTGAACACTACtgttaaattctctctctctgtctctctctctctctctctctctctctctttctgtgaaaTGATCAGTCTCTTACAGGCTACATCTCATTAAACTTGTTctaagtaaatgaataaataagtgaatacatttaaaaagtgtatTGAACTAATCAAGTGAATTAGCAACACATTTGTAACAATCATTTCTGCACAGGCCATCacctgaaaaaaaatgcattatagaTAAAAATCTAACTTGTTAAAACTTATTCACTTAAATTGCTTGTTATGTGCAGCCACTAATGTGTACAGCCACCAATGATGTACAACATTACTTACTTACTATGCTGTGGCCATGTCTCCAACAGCTCAGTGGTTGTGACCTTGTGGTTTGTGTAACATACATtctgctcctcttcttctctATAACTACCTGCCTTCACTTCACACCACCATTTTAGTTTTACTGTGTCCAGCTAAATTCAGGAAATAGCAAATTCTTCATttttagtaaaatgtttttttcaacaaaaagctcccctcccctcacacattcccagaaagagaaggaaattaATAGAATAGAAAGAGGATGTGACCTGAAAAGCATAAATGACtcagaaatcaaacaaaaatggaagATTATCTGCTGAGATATTTATAAGTGAAACAATATGTAAAATAGTTTAATCCATATCAAATGTAAGACAAAATTGTTGATAAAAACATACAATAGCCAAACATATTTCAGCAGTTCAGGGGCAGACATTGTACCTAAAACACAAGGGCCATTTGTTGTATGTCAAATGCTGACCAAAAGTACAAGCCCTTTTAATGGAAAAGATCTCTTATAAAGTGctgggcagtggtaactcagtggatcagtggataaggtacttgacttataatcagaatatatatatatatatatatatatatatatatatatatatatatatatatatatatatatatatatatatatatatatacagagagagagagagagagagagagagagagagagacagacagacagagagagagaggcacttTGGTTACGCAGcagatgaaggacttctgtctgaaATATTCCATTTCTCTAGAAACTCTGTGTGCTTTACTACGAttctgaatatctctacatctcttactacagtagaCTGCAATTACTTAcctagaatttttttttattatatatatatatatatatatattcatcctgtaataGGCTGCATGGTGTTTATGCTAAGAATGAATGATTGCGTGATTAGCCACTTCACCGTTTTGACAATCAACAAATTTAGCTTCACACAAAACCTTGCCTACAGCTAGAAAATGCTCAAAAAGTATCTACAAGGATAACTCAATTCTGACAAGAAGATGCCAATTTTGCATGTAATCAGAGTAATCTGTTGGATTTAAATGTAATCTGTAGAAAATAAATGCCCAAACCAGTTTGATAATTTCCCCATCAGAGGAAACAATATTTTAGACCATTTACAGTGTTATAAGGAATTGACTGATTCTTTTATTGCCACACAATATGTCGGTGGTAATTGTATACGGTGCAACAAGATGTAACTCAACTGTGTTGTAATAATACACATAAAATAGTGCATATAAGATATATATGCAGTAACAATATACAGTACACAATAGTCAACAATTGAAACATTTGAAAGGAGTATCATAGAAAGTTGCACGGCGAATCTCAGTTCGTTCTTACAAAGGATGAAATTGTGACAgacaagtgccgcagggcggcagactccctcgactttgatGGAGGTTTATTGACATATAACGCATACAACAATGACACTGATACATAGCGTAAACGGTTACAATGAAGGCACGTAACACTGGCATGGAGGTTCTGTACATTAGTGACAATAGTAACCCTCTGTGTTCACACATTCACAGGAAACATTCCTGTCATTGCAGGTTTCTGATCTATCCCTATCAACCGCATTATTAGTGATGCGAAGAAGCAGGTTCTATGTAGTACTCAAAGTTGAAcatataacattacatttatctgatgcttttatccaaaagtCCTTACAATTACGAGTTGAGGAACCTCTCAGGGGAccaacttggcaatggtggggtttgaaccagcaaccttccaattacaagtcaagcacttAACCACCATGCAAACGTTTTATATGCTTCGCTTGTGTCTTGTATTGTTTTCTGAGGTAGAATAGAAATGTTCGCCAGTATCACTTTCAAACTGAATATGAACCTCTTCCTCCTTGTTTTCTGATTGTTTATCTCAATTAACCACACACATTGCAGATCTTACATTGAATTTCAATATAAGTTGTATAATCTCATGCCTCatgagatttgtttatttaaaaagcattactTAATTATCTGACAAGATTAATAATCACATTACCTTCTGTGTCACATTagtctaaataaacattaatacaaCATGCATTAATCAAATACAATAATGTTTTTAGCATTTTAGCATAGTTGATGGGTGAGAAATGGGTGAGAATAAGATGCAGGCAGGTTTTCATCATAAGGCCTCAATATACAACAaagttaatgttttttaaatataggaAAGGAATGTTGACCTTTCTAAATAACATAGTTAATGCTTAGTGTGTATGCGCTGATATTCACAACACAccagtttatttatgtttgatgACTATTAAAGTTAGAATAGCATATATAAACTATGTAGCATTGTATGCATCTTTAAGATTATGGGGCCAGCCTCGCTTTTATGTGGACGGTGATGACTGCAGACGTCATAAGGATCAAAACTACAGAGTACACGACCGTCTTcagaagacacacagacacaccagcagcGGAAGGCACTGCATCTGAAACACAGCATAAAGTCCACAATTGTAACATTTTCACACTAATGTTCTTGGACTAATGACACACCAATGTTCTCACAAAATTGGGTAGTTATTGAGTTGTTTAGCTGTTGGGGTAGTAATTGGCTGAGGGGTAGTTCAGGCTGAAGGGTTATTTAGCATTTGCGGTATTTAGCTTTGTGGGGAAATGTTGACCTTCAGAAGGACAGATTTCTTTTTAGATGTACTCGTCCAAATGACATCAACTATTAATTATTCTTCAAACGTTTACCTGTTTAAGTATAATTAAAAGAGTGTGGCGTCAGATTGGACCATTAGGAGGTGCTGTGCCTCAATTTATTGGCTACAGCTGTCACAGAACGCGCCACTTCCACcggtcacgtggtatggcccgccgcgtgcagcgGGAGTTCTGCATTGACTGCGTGTCGCGTGTAACCACGCCCAAGTCGttaagcacacacctgcatcgcTTTAGTCTCGCCATGTTTGtaggtatttaaacccttgttagcGTGTGCCTGATTGTCAATCGTTGTTCCTGTTTGTGCCTCTGTCCACCGGCTCAATGCTTGTGTTAGCTGTGAGTGCCGATGTCGTCAATGTTCATCAAGAAACGTCTGTCCCTGTCAAGCGATTCTGTACgtcctgcggcacttgggccgtTACGACAGCATCACAGGCAGGGTACGTAAGGGACTGGATGCTTTAATTAAATTGTGCAACATAATttaaagcgtgtgtgtgtgtgtgtgtgtgtgtgtgtgtgtgtgtgtgtgtgtttgcaccttTGGGATGACAGACTTGTTTAAGGTCTTTCATCTCGATGGCACTCATGTTCCAGCTGACTGGGTTGCTTATGTTGCAGATGACTGAGCTGCTGTTTATGACAGACAGGTAAAGGGTGATGCCTTCACGTGATATTTCATTCTCCTCACAGGTTTTATTAAAACAGCTAGAGATGACTGAGAGGCCATGACCTCTACAGGTGAGAGTTATATTACAGGGATCACCAATTTGCTTGTCTGGAACATAAGTAAGGCCAGGAGTCTCCACTGGGTCTGTGGTAGAAACACAGACAATTATACATCATTAGTCAGGTAGAGCTAGCCTAAATATTTGCACAAGACACTACTAAATCTGTTAGAATGATCCTGATTTTTGGTCACCTCTCTCATGACTTATCTTCCTGTCTATCACAGTAATGACTACATTGTCAACAATCCATGCAGCTTTTAATAACTTTGTGGCCTCAATTCCTTAAATTCAAGTTGCTTTGTCTTGGTGGATTTACTGTATGTGCATggttaaagaaaataaatgtagcaTCACAACACAATGTTGTTGTTTCAGTAATTGCACCTCTCCTGCTGTTTACCATGCTGTAAAACTTACCAAACACGGAGAGATAGTACATAGCAACTATCTTGTCCTTGAAATGAGTTACTTGTGCTTCATACAGTCCACTGTCCTTCTTCTGCAAGTTCTTCAGTGTCAGACTGTAGGTTTCAATATTGACCTCTACTCTCCCTTCATAAGAGGggtttactttcattttttttgtctcattataatattttatcagatttattgttttgttaaatCTCCAAATGAACTCCTCAAATGTAGATTCATGGTCCTGTGCATCCATTTGAACTGAAGTGCCAATAAGCCTTAACTCCTCATGGGACACTGTAAAGAATTGCAAAGATAAGCAGATTGGTTAGGATGTGGTGACTTTTTGGTAAGCTTGTTGAAGCAGAAATATGGTATGATTTTCTGTAACTTAATTAGCAATGTGCACCATAAGTGGAGCAAATTGTCAAGTAGtataatgtgaaaataaaatgccagTTTCCACATGTTGCAAAATGCCTTAGTGACTGAAGCTGATGCTATAAGTGAAGGCTAACTGTATGGAGCAGTGGGAAAGACATGAATCTTCATTACATTTAGAAAATTAAAGAACACAGCTACACCTATTCAGATAAAAGGAACATCCAGTGAGCAACATCTTAAAAGTTTACATAAAGAAgtgtattcttttattttaaagtactaGAACTAGCTAGTATAAACTactgttaatatttttactggtgttacttttcaaagaaaacaaatttaaagcAAATAGTACAACCATGAAGCAGTAGAATACTTTCTAATGACAAAGTAACAGTGAGACTGGTGTTGAGATCTGAATTCTGGAAAGTGCAGATACGCTTTAGGAGTTTCTGAAGACTTGCATTGGTTTCAGATCTGTTGACATGTACAATCCATTGGCCATCATCTACCACAGTAATGACTGACCAGCTTCTGACCATAGAATCC
Encoded here:
- the LOC113569240 gene encoding LOW QUALITY PROTEIN: SLAM family member 9 (The sequence of the model RefSeq protein was modified relative to this genomic sequence to represent the inferred CDS: inserted 1 base in 1 codon), with amino-acid sequence MYVTQTTRSQPLSCWRHGHSIVMSHDELRLIGTSVQMEVQDHESKLEDFIWNFSKTKNVIKYYNDNKKIKVNPSFEGRVEFNIETYSLTLMNLQKSDSGQYEAQTSDFKDKTVAMYNLSVLDPVDSPVLTIVPDQQIGDPCNINLTCKGHGLSVSSSCFNENCEEKEMTSPEGTFSCLSXDSSSIICNIRNPVSWNMSVMEMKDICHPEDPVETPVLTTVPD
- the LOC113569028 gene encoding SLAM family member 9 gives rise to the protein MVLKCIFALSILVSNTVSHEELRLIGTSVQMDAQDHESTFEEFIWRFNKTINLIKYYNETKKMKVNPSYEGRVEVNIETYSLTLKNLQKKDSGLYEAQVTHFKDKIVAMYYLSVFDPVETPGLTYVPDKQIGDPCNITLTCRGHGLSVISSCFNKTCEENEISREGITLYLSVINSSSVICNISNPVSWNMSAIEMKDLKQVCHPKDAVPSAAGVSVCLLKTVVYSVVLILMTSAVITVHIKARLAP